Part of the Capsicum annuum cultivar UCD-10X-F1 chromosome 12, UCD10Xv1.1, whole genome shotgun sequence genome is shown below.
TATTGTAGGTTaaccaactttttctttttcaatttttagataaaaaattaaatatcctcgtatagaatattttatatacttatagtgcacaaaacttaaactccAACAACATCACAAAAACGCATATTACTAGAAAATGAAAAATCTTATGACTCATTTCTCATCTCAACAAAAATTTAGTACAATTTCCCggatttcaaaattgaaaactcaaccataatggagaattaacaagaaaaaaaaatttaggaaaatgCTCTTCACGTAATTGGTAAAGTTATTTCGGCCTCAAGGTAATCAGTTGTTTCAGGTCGCAAGTTTAAGTCGTGAAAACAGCTCTCGCATCTGCAAGGCAATGACCGCACATAGAAAAAGAACAATCCAATGCACTAAAGCTCCTTTTTAGGGTCTTGAAAGGGCTCGCCGCAAGAATGTATTGTACGCAGATTTACCTTATATTTCTGCTAGAAAGACCGTTTTCAAGAAAACCGGGTATAGAGGTAGGTAGCTTTAATGCACGGAGCTTACTTGCTCTTGCATCTTTTCATCATCCactttttcactttcctccaatttcttctcaattttatCACCAACACCAAAAGAACTCCCTCTACTACAACTAGGCGTAGCCAAAAAGCTTGGATTCAAATCTCCCGCCATTATCACAACAACTCTCTCTTCAAAAATCTTCTCGGACTTCAACACATCTTCGGCATATTCCTCACCAGCAGCCCCGGCCGATTCAGTATCGGTACTTTCTCTTGTTGGATAACCGGAGCGTTTCCAGTAAGAACAAGCTAAGATTACCAGAGCAAACGTTATTAAAACTAACATGGCAGCTACGCCGGCGAAGAGATACGGCGCCGGTGAATGCCATGgtgatttttgaatgattgtcGAGGGTGAAGTTGATGGAGAAGATGCAGTGAAGGTACTTATACTTCgcatttttgtgtttgtttttgtgAAGAAAGGAAATGGAAAATTAATGTTTTGGTTAGGTTGAGTTTTGAGAAGTGCAATTGTGCAAAGATGGTAGATGAGTGTATTTATTGTAGTGGAGGAATAGAGAAGGGAGAGGAAAAAGTGGTTAAAAAGGAGAAAGGTGAAGTGATAATGGGGAATCATGTATAATTTTAAAAGGGCATTACACTAAACTAAAGCTACCGTTCGTAGAAGGGCTTCACTGCATGCATGTATTGTACCTGTACGCAATCTTACATTGTATTTTTGTTAGAATTTGTTTTCTAAGACTTCAACTCATTACTTTCTGGTCACATGACATCAATTTTATCAATTACCCAAGGCTCTCCTTCAAGTAGAGAGGTTGCTTTAAATCGACTCTCGGCTCAAGAAAAAAGGAAATGGTCCAAAGCTTATTATTAGAGCAACTAGTTATCTAGAGTAACTTTACTCGTTACACCAAGAGCATTTCACACATCCACTCAAAGGAATTTAACACTTGTATTTACCatgcaaattattatttttagctcgtaatatatataaatacttccTTCGTCCCATTTTTGGACGGAAGGGTATCATTTGAGCCCTTTACTTTGGGTGGCTCCATCTCTAATATAtgatacattaaaaataaaatatttcttattataaATCTCTTTAGTTAGAGTTTTAACTCGAAATTTctaataaaagatgaaaaaatctcATTCATTTTACGGCATTGtttcaataataaaattaaataaacgaTCTTTTGTTTGAGTTACTAATGGTGCTAAGTGGAAAAAATACTCAAAGCTTATGAAAAGAAGAGAATTAAAAATGCCATTAGTGGTGTATAAAGTGATCTTATCATTAGTAATTCTTCATGAACTAAAATATCATTATCTCATACTTATCAACTAAGCTTGGAGATGatatatattagtatttttttttgttggtcATTTAATGTAATTAGTATTATGCACTAACCATTCATTTGAAATAATAACAATCTAGACTTGATATGAATATAATTCAACAACTATTAAGTAgtagtatttagtaatatatgTTTTTGTTTCGTTTTATGTATTAATGTTTTTCATGACGGGGAAATCCGTAGTCGCTATCCTTTAAGCTGTGAGGGCAGAGAAAATTCCGCTCCTATGTGTAATAGCTCACAAACCTATATATGAAAGGTAAACCACACTTGAAAAGCTTATCCGACGAACTCAACCTAGAAAGCCAATCCCTTGCTATCTCAGCATAGGGATTTCGAAATTGAGACCTCTATTATGATTGGAGATAATTTTGCTAACTTGATAAAAATTCACCAAACTATAATATTTCACTATTATTATGTGAAAAAATATGCATTATagatttattaaattaatgtaaATGTCAAATGAAGATTTAACCGTTTCGGTACAGTGTAGTTGCAGCCTATGCCCTATGTTAATTCGGATCGCGCATTATATGACACTTCCAACAATACGTTTTTCATAGTCAATGCTTGAACCCGATACCTCTATTAAGGGTGGAGCACCCACCGCTACACTAAAAGTCTAAAACCCATATCGGTAGTTATTATTCgttaattttcatttcttttaattttatacatTATACAAACTATTAATCATTTTctaatataaaaaagaattacTTTCATTTCCATAGTGGACAAATTATactttttgagaaaaagaaactCGTCACTAACTTCATATAGTATTTATTTGTGGGTTGATATGCTTTTTAATATATTGGTTGGAGAATATTTGATAATCTATATGGAGCCCTTCTTGGTTCGCCACATCTAATTAAGAAAGTATTAGATAAAATAGCACTATAACATACTTTTGTTGTAGAGGAGGATATTTGCTTTATATCACTCACGAGTGGGGTGAGATAGATAAaatctctatattttttttttttgagaaaatgctCAGTTTCCACCTTGAATTATACATAAAATTGTTGAGATACACCCGAaatttaggagggtcctattacccctttactaattaaaatcattttttttttcaatcttggtgcctacgtggca
Proteins encoded:
- the LOC107851359 gene encoding protein GLUTAMINE DUMPER 1, with amino-acid sequence MRSISTFTASSPSTSPSTIIQKSPWHSPAPYLFAGVAAMLVLITFALVILACSYWKRSGYPTRESTDTESAGAAGEEYAEDVLKSEKIFEERVVVIMAGDLNPSFLATPSCSRGSSFGVGDKIEKKLEESEKVDDEKMQEQVSSVH